A segment of the Microscilla marina ATCC 23134 genome:
ACTTTGTAAATGTGCCAATTCATGGTACAAATAGCCTTGTATGTCTTTTCTTTGTCGTTTGCCTGCCTTGGCAATTGCCTGCTTCATTAACTCAAAGGCTTTTATAGAGTTTTTGCCTCCAAAAGCATAAGCATAAGCGAGTGATGCATTACTCACTGCTTGTAATTCAGTTGAGGTGTATTTTTTGGTGAGTTGAGCAATGTCTTTTGCGTTGGAAAAGGCTACAGCAGAGTCTTCTTTTTTTTGAACATCTTTCAATTTTGCCAATAGGTCGCCAAGTGATGTTTTAGGGGCTTTTGTAGGTGTTGGCTTTTTTGCAAAATCTTCTATGCGTTGTATGATGTTGTCAGGGGGTGATTTTTGAGCAAAAACAGCAAGGGAGATTGTGAATAAAAAAAAGATACATGTTGTTACTTTTTTCATAGACATTTACAGGGGTGATTTAGTAAATAGTTAACTTAACAAACTGCTGTATATCAATATTTTAAGTTTATATAGCTAGAGGCATAAATCAGACCATTTACACAAAGGTTGGGTTAAAATGTATATGCTATAATAATAAAAAATGTTGCCATAAACAAGCACCTTATCCTAGTTTTACTCCTATCAGCATAATGTCGTCACGTTGGTCTGTACCTCGCATGTGGGTTTGCAATTTTGCCTCAAGTATTTCTTTTTGCTTTGTCATAGAATGGTCTTTGACACTCTCCAGGGTTGTTTTCAGTTGGTTGGTTGTATAGGGCCTCCTGTTTATATTGTTTTGGTCGGCGTAGCCATCAGAGCTAAGGTACAGCAAACTACCCGTTTTAAGTATGAGTTGTTGACTACTAAACTTTACTTGGTTACGTCGTTCCCTACCCCCAATAGACATGCGATCACCACGCAACTCTTCTATTGTTGGGCATCCGTGTTTTATTACATACAAAGGACGTCTGGCACCCGTAAACTGTATTTTAACATTATCTTTGAGGCTTTCTAATACCACCAGACAAACATCCATCCCATTGGCATAACCCAACTCTTGTTGCCTGAGTAAATCCCGTATTTCGTTTTGAGCTTTTTCTAGTATTTCTGCCGAGTCGGTAATATGGCAGGTGCGAATAATTTTGTCAAATAAGGTGTGGCAAATTAACGACATAAAGGCGCCTGGTATGCCATGTCCGGTACAATCAGCGGCTATTAAAATAGTCTTGTCTTTTACTTTGTTTATCCAATAAAAATCGCCTGATACTACATCTTTTGGGCGGTATATCACAAAGTAGTCGGACAATAAATTACGCAGCTTTTGTTGGTAAGGCAAAATTGCTTTTTGAATATGTAACGCCGAGTTAATGCTACTTTTAATTTGTTGATTTTTGAAGGAAAGCTCTTGGTTTTGGCTGGTAACAAAGCTTTGTTGAGCAAGTATCTCTTCTCTTTGTTGTACCAGTTCTTCGTTTTGAGTGACAATTTCATCCTGCTGCTGCCTAAGTATCTTATTATTTTTTTTTCTTTCCTTGTTGCTGATGTACAATACTATAGCAAGCACCAAGGTAAAAAACAATACTATGCCTATTGCGATGTTAATTAGGTTTTGTCGCTGGATGGTAGCCTCTTTTAGGTCGTTTTTCTTAGTAAGCAGCAACACCTCCTTTTGTTTTTTTTCTATATTATAGGCGGCTTGCACTTGATTTACTTTGCTTTGTAGTTTTCTTTGAGTAATGGTATCGCTTAGTTTAGCCGCAAGGTCTCGGTATCTGTAGGCTTGTTTATAACTATGTTGAGCAGCAAATAAGCGCGCTAATCCATAGTAGCTCATTTGTAAGGGCTCTTGTAGCACACTAGACTTTTTGTGGGTAAAGCGATTGTGAATACTCTCTACTCTGGCGCTGTCGTAGTAAGCTTTTGCTTTGGTGTACTTTTGTAATATCCGGTAAATATCACCAAAACTAATGTATACATAGGCCAAACTCAGGCGTTCTTTGTTTTTTTTACTGAGACTTAGGTCTGTCTTAAGGTATTTTAGGGCTTTATAATATTCTTTGTTTTCGCGATAGAGCAGCGAAAAGTTTCCACTTAGAATGCCAATCCAGGCCGAATCTTTTTTGGCTTCAGAGATTTTGAGTGCAATCTGAAGCTCCTTTTCAGCCTTTTTATACTTTTGTTGCCTAAAATACAACATTCCAATGGCATTGTATGAGTTGATGAGCATACGGTGAGGTAAACTATCCTGGCAGTATTTTTCTTGTTTGATTACCTCCCGAAAACTTTCTATTTTTTTGTTTATAGGTACATCAGAGCCATACTGAGTAGTTGCTACGCTGTAAAGTGATTTTACTGCCTTTGCCTTTTGCCCAAGTGCAAGAAAAAGTTCGTAAGAGGCAAAAAAACTGTTAATTGAGTTTCCGTCATTGGCAGCATTTTGCAAATGCCCAAAATCGCGGTAGAGCTCTGCTAATACCGTTTTTGTAGATTTTGTTTGAGCCAATGCGATGGCTTCTTGCATCTTTTCTATGGCCAGTGTACGATTTTGAGTAGCATCATACAAGTAGGCCATCAATGCTGGAGACATGACGCGAAATATGGGGCGAGGGTGCTGTTGTAGAAGTGAAGCCACTTTGTTACCTATTTTTAATATACTGGCAGAGTCTAAACCTCTGATCGTTCTTTCTATAACTCTTATAAATTGGTAATGGTGGTTTTTAGGTGTGTTAAGTTGCTTTGTTAAACTGTCTATTCGTTGGAGCGTAATCTGTGGAGGGGTTTGTGCCCAAAGGGAGTGGGTGTTTATGATGAGTACTACAAGGTATTTCCAGATTTTTTGCATTTACTTTCCCTTATTTTAAAACTAAGAGCTTGTTTAAAATTAGTCAAAAGGATGAGTCCTCCAAAGTTGATTCGGAAGATTTATAAATTAGCTAAAGCTCGTTGTAACGCATCTGAACACAATATTCACCAGGAATCATGCTAAACAAGCTCAAATGCAGTTTTACTAAAAACGGATAAAAGTAGAAGAAAGATATATTGTTGATAGTTAAGTTAAACTACGTAATAATTACACGAAAAAACATATATATTATAAATATTTTCTGATTTTTAAGGGTGGTTTTTTGCTAGTGAAGCACAGTTTTTAAAAAGTAAAACTTTTTTATAAAAAGCGGAGACAGAGGGATTCGAACCCCCAATACCTTGTGATGGTATTACTTGTTTTCAAGACAAGCTCCTGATCCAACCGGGTTATCTCCGTAACAAAAAAAGTGACACAGGCAGGACTTGAACCTGCAAGCTTATCATAAGACCTGATTTACAGTCAGGCGAGCCAACCAATTGCTCAACTGTGTCAAAAAAAGCAGAGAGTGAGGGATTCGAACCCCCGCGTCAAACCTGACCTAACAAGGTAGCAACCTGTCCCCTTCACCACTTGGGTAACTCTCTGTATATTGGTGCGAATGGAAGGACTCGAACCTTCATCTTCAGGGCTTCAACCTGACACTTTACCTTTAAGTCACATCCGCAAAAAAACGACCTGAAAGGACTTGAACCTTTATCACCTGAGTCAAAGTCAAGTATCCTAACCAATTGGACGACAGGTCGTTGAGATTGTGTGAACGACGGGAGTTGAACCAAACGTATCTCCTGGTTTTCAAGCAGGCGCTTTGCCGTTAAGCTACATTCACAAAAAGCGGAGACAGAGGGATTCGAACCCCCAATACCTTGTGATGGTATTACTTGTTTTCAAGACAAGCTCCTGATCCAACCGGGTTATCTCCGTAACAAAAAAAGTGACACAGGCAGGACTCGAACCTGCAAGCTTATCATAAGACCTGATTTACAGTCAGGCGAGCCAACCAATTGCTCAACTGTGTCAAAAAAAAGCAGAGAGTGAGGGATTCGAACCCCCGCGTCAAACCTGACCTAACAAGGTAGCAACCTGTCCCCTTCACCACTTGGGTAACTCTCTGTATATTGGTGCGAATGGAAGGACTCGAACCTTCATCTTCAGGGCTTCAACCTGACACTTTACCTTTAAGTCACATCCGCAAAAAAACGACCTGAAAGGACTTGAACCTTTATCACCTGAGTCAAAGTCAGGTATCCTAACCAATTGGACGACAGGTCGTTGAGATTGTGTGAACGACGGGAGTTGAACCAAACGTATCTCCTGGTTTTCAAGCAGGCGCTTTGCCGTTAAGTAACGTGTTCGCCCCGTAAACGGGATTTCGGGCGTAGCCCTCAACAATAACTGTCCGATTTAGAATAAATCCGCTTCACTGCCTTTCGTTATTTTTATTGCCCGTAGCGCTGCTACGAGCGCAAAAACCGATGGCTAAAGCTTCGCTTTGCCGAGCTCTGCCAAAGGCTAAATGCCTCAGTCAGTTGTGCGTATTTGCCCTAAAAACCAGAAACTTATTTTGAGCACGTTACTAAGCTACATTCACAAAAAGCGGAGACAGAGGGATTCGAACCCCCAATACCCCATAATAGGAGTACAACTGGTTTCCAACCAGCTCCCTCATCCAACCGGATTATCTCCAAAAAAGTGGAGGTGGTAGGATTCGAACCTACTCAGCCTAAGCAGTGCTTTTACAGAGCAGCCCAACTCTCCAGCGTTGGCGCACCTCCAAACAAATAGTAGAGAGCAATGGGCTCGAACCATCTTCCACTATGTAGAATCAACTGTTTAGCAAACAATGGAAGCCACCTGACTTCTTTACTCTCTATATTTGGTTACCCTCATAAGCGTAGAATGCCTCTGCGGGGCAATCAAAAAAGCCTCTTAGATTTTACATCCAAGAGGCTTAGTGCGTGTTTGACTTACACATCAGTATGTGCGTGTTTTAATACGTACATACTCCTCCTGGATCGTTACTACTAAATGAATAATAACTAAACTGTTGTGATGATTGATAAAATGATATGTAAGAGTGTTGTTTCATGTTGTCTTAAAATGTATTTGTTTAAAATAAACTTGTACCCATGGAAGGACTCGAACCTTCACTGACCTGATTTTGAATCAAGCGCCTCTGCCTATTGGGCTACACGGGCATTTTTCAATATTTGGTACCAATGGAGGGATTCGAACCCCCAAGCCCTAGGGCTACGGTTTCTAAGACCGCTGCGTAAACCAGTTCCGCCACATTGGTATTTTGTGTTGATATATATAAAGGGTTTGTAACCAACAAACCATGCAAACCCTTTGTGCTCACAGGCATGCCCGCTTAGCACTTCCAACTCAGTACCCATGAAAGGACTCGAACCTTCACTACCCTGATCCTAAATCAAGTGCCTCTGCCTATTGGGCTACACGGGTATTTATTGCTCCAAGCCTTAAAACAGAATGAAGCGTATTGAGTAGTAACGGAGGGATTCGAACCCTCATGCCGATTTTAGCAACAGATTTTAAGTCTGTCATGTATACCAGTTCCATCACGTTACCATTGTACTTATAGTGCCGATGGAGGGATTCGAACCCCCAATGCCAAAAGGCGACAGAGTCTGAGACTGCCGTGTCTGCCAATTCCACCACATCGGCTTTGTTTTAAATTGTACTATTTTAATATATGAGTACAGCTTTCCTGTTTTGTTTTAGTACTACAATTGAGTAGCTAAAACAATTATTTAGTGTTTGTTTTGAGGTGCGAGTGGGATTCGAACCCACGACGATAAACAAGTTTTGCAGACCTGTGCTTTCAACCGCTCAGCCATCGCACCTGGTAATAGTTTAAACTATACCTTAGATATATTATAACTGTAACTAAGGGAGTGTTTTACTGTTAAACATTTGATTAATAGCTATATAGCTCATTTTTAGTGATTTTGTAAAGCATAAAAAAAGCCCCTGATTTTGTCAGGGGCTTCGGTATATTATTGAATATTGCTTTTCAATCATTCCCAAAGAAATCCCCTGCTATTTCCTAAAAAGAAATAACTCAGTGATTGTAAGAGTGAGAGTTGGCAATATGTCGTTGTCATTGTTTTCATTATGTTACAAATGTACGGTGGAGTTTTTTAACTTCCAAGTGATTTTGTATTTTTTTTATAAAACTTCTTTTTAGGAAGAATATGTAGTTTGTTACGGAACTCAAGAGAAAAGGTTTCGTAGAGGACTATTTTTATGCAATAAGCCAGTTGGATTGGTTTCATGAGTGGTCAAACTTGACTTTATATATTGAGGGGACGTTTGGGTAGGGTAAATATAAAACTGCTGCCTTCCCCTAAGGTACTTTCTACCCATATCTTGCCGTGGTTTTTTTCTACAAACTCCTGACAAAGCATTAAACCCAAACCTGTTCCTTTTTCCTGGGCGGTACCAGGCGTACTAAAATGAGCTGCCTGGTCAAATATCAGTGGAATGTTGTCAGCAGCAATGCCTACTCCAGTGTCATTGATCGATACCTTGAGGTAGTCTTGGTCGTTACTACACACTTTTACTGTGATACTTCCACCATAAGGAGTAAACTTTACAGCGTTGGCTATCAGGTTTCTTATAATCAATGCCACCATGTTGGCGTCAGCCCAGGCATAAGCATCTTCTTGAACTACATTATGCAGTTTTAGTTTTTTACTGTTAGATGTATCAAACAAGTGTAGGGTGTTTTCTGCCAATTGGAACAAGTTCACTTTAGTATAATTTACGTTGATTCCTTGCATTTGTAACTTTGACCAATACAATAAGTTATCTAGCAGGTTTTGGGTGATCTGTACTTGGTTGTTGAGCTTGTTTGACAATGATTTTACCTCTTGCGATGATAGGTCGTCAGAGTTCATAAGGTGTAATACTCCTTGAATAGAATTAATAGGGCTGCGTAAATCGTGTGAAATGATAGAAAACAACTTGGCTTTGATGCTATTAAGCGCTTCCAGTCGGTCTTTTTGGGTCACCAGTACTTTATTTTGTGCCTCTAGTCGGGTGTTTTTACTTGCCACCTCCTTGGTACGTTTTTCTACCTTGTTTTCCAGTTCTGTATTTATCTGTCTTGCAATCTCTTGGTGGGTTTGTAGCTCTGCAATAAGAATTTTTTGATGATAACGTTTTTGTATTTCGTTGTGGCGAAAGCGTACTCCTAAGCCTATGGCATAAGAAAACAACTGCAGACATATCCCTATTTGAATAAAGTGTGGTTGTACTGGAGACGAGGTGTCTTGAATAAACCACCCTATGGTAATGCCTGTGCCCATCATAAAAAATAGCATGCCTGCTACAAAAAAGTTGGTAAATCGAGTTCTGTGTTTGTAAAGCTGACCTAATACAAGGATAGTAAGTAGAATGTCTGTCAACACACTGCTGATAATGAGCCAGTTGGTACGGGTAAGGTTAAATGATACCAACATAGTAATACACCCCGCAGGCAATAATATCAGGCGGGCTTTTATCCACCATACAAGTATTTGATCCCACCAAGGGGTAAATGTTTGGGTGAGTAAAAACTTACGAAATAACTGAAGGTATATAATCATCGTGAGTTGAGCCGAAAAATACCAGGCAAACTCATTGAGTATAGGGGCTTTGCTGAAAATATTTTCTATCAATAACCCTGAAATAGCGAGAAAATAGATGGCGATGCCTATAATATATCCAGAGTAATAAAGGTAGAGCTTGTCTTTCATTACAAAGTATACAAAGGTGTAATAAATGGCCAGTAGCCATAAAAAACCTTGAAAAAAACCTTGGATAAGGTTGCGGTGGGCAATGTGTTGGTGCCAGTGATAATAGCTATAAAGTTTGGGGGCTATTTTAGGCATACGAGCGTCTATACTGTGTATTTTTATATAACAGATGCGAGTAGCTCCTTTAGGCAAAAATATACCAAACTGACTATGTCTTCCTTCTTTGATTTGTTTTTGGTTTTGGGTAACAAATTTACCGCTGTATTGAGGTTGCCATTGGTTGTTTTTCTTTCTTGGGCTTGATACATACAATGTGGCTCTGTTGGTATAGCCAACATGTAATATCCATTCTGTATCTCTGGGCAAGTTATTGTGTAATGAAATCCTAAGCCAATAGACACTACGGGCGTTGGTAGGAGGAGCACTGGATAAGGCTTTAAATTTTGTTTGAAAATCTACATTGCTTGTTTGTTCAATAGTGAAAAGGTTCAGTGAATCTTCCAATATTTGTGTAGTGCTATCAAGTAAATAGCTTTGTTTAAACTGATCAATTTTGAATAATAAAGGAACAGCTTGGGCTTGAGTGAGCTGGGGCAAACCAAAGCTTACCAAAAACACCCATACACAGGCTATCCTTTGAGCTATAAAAAATGTATTTGTTATTGTGGGCAATGTCTTGAAAAGGTTTTTTAGGTGAAGTAGTACCAACATTGTTTGGTGACCGCTTCACCCAATATTTACACTAATCTATACAATATATAATTCATGAAACGGTAAACTGTGGGTTTGTGTGAAGTAAAAAAAGCAATGGCATGTAATGTTTTGGTTAAAAGCAGGCTACTAACCAGTGAAAACATCAAAAGTATAGTTGAATGTTTGTATTAGGGTAAAATACCGCAGTGGTTCTTTAGAAATAGAGCCAAATATTTTTGAAATTTGACCAATATTTGAAAGTGCAGATAAACTTTATTTACTTCGTAATATTTTTTAAGTAATATTGTCTAAAAACTACAGGCAATATTGTTTAGATACCCGTATATGATAATTTACAACAGGCATATTCATAAAGAGGGAACATTCAATTCATATCAGCACAAAAATTGTGATTAATTCAAAAAAGTTTTAAAACCGTTGGCATGTGTTTAAGAAACTGTTTGTTTTTTATTTTGTTTGCTTTCCTCTGTAACACTTTGATACAGTTTACCGCCATTGCTCAAGGCAACAGGCAGGTAGTATTGAAAGATAATGTACACTCTTACTCTATAGGAACCCAAACCTTTATTTTTAAAACTACTGATGCTACTATTGATATCAATCAAGTAGCCAGTGGTAAGTTTGATCAACATTTTACTTTATCTCATCACCAAAATATTATCAAAGGGCATTCTGACGCTTATTTTTGGGTAATGATCGAGATAAAAAACCTGTCTAAAAGCCCTGATTGGTTGTTAGAGTATGCTTATCCAACCCTTGACTATATTGATTTTTACTCGTTTGACCAACAAACTAAAAAATGGAAAGTGATTAATACAGGAGATCGAAGAGCTTTTGACTCGCGTCCTATATTTAATCGCAACTTTGTGTTTCCACTTGATTTTAGTAAAGTCAAAAAACAACGAGTTTATTTAAGGGTATGGGGAACAGGTACTATTCAGATTCCTCTTAAAATACACGCGAGGTCTCAGTTTTACAAAGAGTCGTCCTGGTCAGATGTTGTATACGGCTTGCTCTATGGAGTTTTAATTTTGATTTTAGCGCACAGCTTCTTCCTATATATCTCTCTCAATGATTTAAGCTATTTATTTTATATCATGTTTGTGATAGGGTCACTATTATTTTACCCTTCCGACAGCGGACATACCTATCAGTATATATGGCCAAACAGTACTTATTGGGCAAATCAGGTAATTCCGTTTGGTATGGCAGTGATGACTACAGGGTCTGTGCTATTTGCCATATTTTTTCTCAATATCAGAGAATATTCCCGCGGGTTATACAAAGCAATGCAAGCAACCATTGTATTAGGGGTAGTGTTGATGATATTGGTGTTTGTTTTGCCTTTCCGTACTTCTATTGAGTTCATTGGGTACACTATTTTGCTAAACTCTATTTTATTGATCTCGTCAGGGGTAGTAGCTTGGCGCAAAGGTAACTTGTCTTCACGTTATTTTACTATAGCCTGGATAGTGTACACGTTTGGTATCTTGCTGCATGCTTTCAAAGACTTTGGACTGTTGCCCGAAAGTTCGGTCGTTTGGCACTCTACCGAAGTATCAGCAGTAATAGAAATTGTATTGCTCTCGATGGCATTGGGTGACAAATACAATATTTTTAAAGCTGAACGCGAAAAGTTGTCAGCAGAAATGCTACAAATGAAAGAGAAAGAAAACGAAAAGTTAGACAGAAAAGTAAAAGAACGCACTGCAAAGTTAGTAGAAACCAACGAAGAGCTTAACCAAACCATAGAGGAACTGGACTTGACCAATGAACAACTCAACAAAATGAATATTGAGTTGGAAAAGAAAAACTCAGACATTACCGAAAGTATCAATTATGCCAAACGTATTCAATCGGCAATGCTACCCCACGATACTTATGTGACTCAAGATTTTCCCAAGCACTTTATATTTTTTCGCCCCCGCGACATAGTAAGTGGAGACTTTTACTGGTTTGGCAAAAAACACTTCAAAGGCGAAGATTATCAGGTGTTGATGGTGGCCGATTGTACCGGACATGGAGTGCCTGGAGCATTTATGACTATTTTGGCGAGCAGTATTATTCATGAGATTATCAAGTATAAAGATTACGTAAGCCCTAAAGATATTTTGTATACTTTAGACGGGAAGCTCAACGAAACCCTACAGTCGCAAAGTGGTTCAAAAGTAAACGATGGAATGGATATGGCCATTCTGGTAATCAATGAAAGAGATAAGTCACTACAGTTTGCGGGTGCCAAAACTCCACTATATTATGTAAGAGATGGAGAGTTTCATCAGGTAAAAGGATCTATTTTTCCTATTGGAGGTTCGCATCAATATAAAACCGCTAAGCAGTTTGAAGATTTTGATTTGCAACTTCAGCCTGGTGATACTTTATACTTGTCTTCAGACGGTTTTCAAGACCAGTTTAGCAAAGAAATGGGTGGGAAGTTCCTTAAGAAAAACTTCCGTAATTTATTGCTAAAAATAAGCCCGTTAACGGTGGAAGAACAAGAGGAAAACTTACAAATAGAGCTAGACAATTGGAAAGGGGGCATTCGCCAAACTGATGATATATTGGTAGTAGGGCTTAAAATTGACTGAGGCACTCAACTTTAGTTTTAGCCTGACGCTTGTTTGTTTAAAGTGCTTGCCACATGATATAAGCGTTGGTAAGCCCGTCTGTTTGATGTTGGAAGGCTTTCGGAATCTCTCCTATAATTTGAAACCCCAACTTTTGCCACAACTTTACTGCTCGCTCATTGCTTTTTACTACTAAATTAAACTGCATTGCTTTATACCCTAGTTTTTTTGCTTCCTCTAACGAAAACTTGCCCATAGCAGTTCCCAAACCCTTACCTGTCATGCCAGGCAAGGTCATATAGCCAGCATTGGCCACGTGTGCTCCCAAATCCGGAAAATTATCGGCAATCACAAAAGTACCCGCAACCTTTTCATCTACTACTGCCACGTAAGTATGTTTATTGGGCGCGCACCAATAATTGAGCATTTTTTCTTTATGAGAGTTGGGGGCAAAAACATAGGTATCGCCTTTGGCTATTACCTGGCGTATGATATCCCATACGGCATCATGGTCTTCTTGAGTAGCTTTTCTGATGAGCATATTAAAACATTTTAAGAATATAAAAACTTCTAACTATCAAAATTGTAAATGATTGAAAGTAAACATTTTACAAACTTGATAGCTATATCTGGAACAGGGTGTACCTAGCACCTAGAGCCTAGTCGCTAGAACCTTGTCAAGGCTTCTAAGCAATAAACAATTAGCTACAAATAGAGATCGCTCGCTCATAGTAGACTAATTATGCTTAACTTGTTTGGTCAGTTTAATGATGACTCAGTGCTTAATATTAAAAAAAATAAAGATTAGAACCTATTTTAGCAGGCTTGCTGAGTTTTTTTGCGGCTATGTGACTTATAAAAAAAGCCGTGATGATTTCTTAAAGATAAACACAAGATGAATACTAATACTATGTTTCAACAAACCTATACCTCTAACCCTGAAGACATTGTGGTTTTATTTGTGCAAGCATTTAACGATCGTGATGCAGTGGCGCTTGCCAATTTGTTTGTCGAAGATGCCGAGTTTGTAAATGTAGTAGGGCTTTGGTGGCACAACCGTCAAGCTATTTGGAAAGCCCACGACTACGGGTTAAAAACTATTTTTAACCAATCTATTGTAGAGTTGCGAAAAGTAAAAATAAAGCTTGTGACGCCAGAGGTAGCTTTGGTACAAGCACGTATGAAATTGACCGGACAAACTGCCCATGCGGACATTACCCAACCCCAAAGCCGTCAAAATGTAATTAGTTTTGTAGCATATCGTCAATCGTTGGGTTGGGTGGCTGTATCGGCGCATAACACTGACATAATACCTGGCAAAGAAACCAATATTGTAGATGAATCGGGCAATATTACCTCGGTAGACTATCGGGAGCAGTAATCATCTTTGATTTCGCTTTTCTTCCTTGATTAATTGGCGAATTGTTTCTTTATTTACCTGTTAATGCCTTATCAAAATTGAATTATAAGAAACAGGTTGTTATACAGCTATATTTTATGGTTAAAGCTGTTTTGCTATTATTTTTATGGAGTTTATGCATTTTACTATTTGGACAGAAAAAAGACCCGGTAAAGGGGAAGATGCTGTACCTACATTGCTTGTTAACGATGACTATACGCAAGGGGTGTTGGTAGTGTATGATGGTCTGGGGGGAGCTGGAAGTAAACTGTATACTTACCAAGATAACCAAGGCAAAACAGTAGCGCATACCGGGGCTTATCTGGCGTC
Coding sequences within it:
- a CDS encoding 7TM diverse intracellular signaling domain-containing protein, with amino-acid sequence MIQFTAIAQGNRQVVLKDNVHSYSIGTQTFIFKTTDATIDINQVASGKFDQHFTLSHHQNIIKGHSDAYFWVMIEIKNLSKSPDWLLEYAYPTLDYIDFYSFDQQTKKWKVINTGDRRAFDSRPIFNRNFVFPLDFSKVKKQRVYLRVWGTGTIQIPLKIHARSQFYKESSWSDVVYGLLYGVLILILAHSFFLYISLNDLSYLFYIMFVIGSLLFYPSDSGHTYQYIWPNSTYWANQVIPFGMAVMTTGSVLFAIFFLNIREYSRGLYKAMQATIVLGVVLMILVFVLPFRTSIEFIGYTILLNSILLISSGVVAWRKGNLSSRYFTIAWIVYTFGILLHAFKDFGLLPESSVVWHSTEVSAVIEIVLLSMALGDKYNIFKAEREKLSAEMLQMKEKENEKLDRKVKERTAKLVETNEELNQTIEELDLTNEQLNKMNIELEKKNSDITESINYAKRIQSAMLPHDTYVTQDFPKHFIFFRPRDIVSGDFYWFGKKHFKGEDYQVLMVADCTGHGVPGAFMTILASSIIHEIIKYKDYVSPKDILYTLDGKLNETLQSQSGSKVNDGMDMAILVINERDKSLQFAGAKTPLYYVRDGEFHQVKGSIFPIGGSHQYKTAKQFEDFDLQLQPGDTLYLSSDGFQDQFSKEMGGKFLKKNFRNLLLKISPLTVEEQEENLQIELDNWKGGIRQTDDILVVGLKID
- a CDS encoding GNAT family N-acetyltransferase, with protein sequence MLIRKATQEDHDAVWDIIRQVIAKGDTYVFAPNSHKEKMLNYWCAPNKHTYVAVVDEKVAGTFVIADNFPDLGAHVANAGYMTLPGMTGKGLGTAMGKFSLEEAKKLGYKAMQFNLVVKSNERAVKLWQKLGFQIIGEIPKAFQHQTDGLTNAYIMWQAL
- a CDS encoding SgcJ/EcaC family oxidoreductase, whose translation is MNTNTMFQQTYTSNPEDIVVLFVQAFNDRDAVALANLFVEDAEFVNVVGLWWHNRQAIWKAHDYGLKTIFNQSIVELRKVKIKLVTPEVALVQARMKLTGQTAHADITQPQSRQNVISFVAYRQSLGWVAVSAHNTDIIPGKETNIVDESGNITSVDYREQ
- a CDS encoding sensor histidine kinase; the encoded protein is MPTITNTFFIAQRIACVWVFLVSFGLPQLTQAQAVPLLFKIDQFKQSYLLDSTTQILEDSLNLFTIEQTSNVDFQTKFKALSSAPPTNARSVYWLRISLHNNLPRDTEWILHVGYTNRATLYVSSPRKKNNQWQPQYSGKFVTQNQKQIKEGRHSQFGIFLPKGATRICYIKIHSIDARMPKIAPKLYSYYHWHQHIAHRNLIQGFFQGFLWLLAIYYTFVYFVMKDKLYLYYSGYIIGIAIYFLAISGLLIENIFSKAPILNEFAWYFSAQLTMIIYLQLFRKFLLTQTFTPWWDQILVWWIKARLILLPAGCITMLVSFNLTRTNWLIISSVLTDILLTILVLGQLYKHRTRFTNFFVAGMLFFMMGTGITIGWFIQDTSSPVQPHFIQIGICLQLFSYAIGLGVRFRHNEIQKRYHQKILIAELQTHQEIARQINTELENKVEKRTKEVASKNTRLEAQNKVLVTQKDRLEALNSIKAKLFSIISHDLRSPINSIQGVLHLMNSDDLSSQEVKSLSNKLNNQVQITQNLLDNLLYWSKLQMQGINVNYTKVNLFQLAENTLHLFDTSNSKKLKLHNVVQEDAYAWADANMVALIIRNLIANAVKFTPYGGSITVKVCSNDQDYLKVSINDTGVGIAADNIPLIFDQAAHFSTPGTAQEKGTGLGLMLCQEFVEKNHGKIWVESTLGEGSSFIFTLPKRPLNI
- a CDS encoding SpoIIE family protein phosphatase, with product MQKIWKYLVVLIINTHSLWAQTPPQITLQRIDSLTKQLNTPKNHHYQFIRVIERTIRGLDSASILKIGNKVASLLQQHPRPIFRVMSPALMAYLYDATQNRTLAIEKMQEAIALAQTKSTKTVLAELYRDFGHLQNAANDGNSINSFFASYELFLALGQKAKAVKSLYSVATTQYGSDVPINKKIESFREVIKQEKYCQDSLPHRMLINSYNAIGMLYFRQQKYKKAEKELQIALKISEAKKDSAWIGILSGNFSLLYRENKEYYKALKYLKTDLSLSKKNKERLSLAYVYISFGDIYRILQKYTKAKAYYDSARVESIHNRFTHKKSSVLQEPLQMSYYGLARLFAAQHSYKQAYRYRDLAAKLSDTITQRKLQSKVNQVQAAYNIEKKQKEVLLLTKKNDLKEATIQRQNLINIAIGIVLFFTLVLAIVLYISNKERKKNNKILRQQQDEIVTQNEELVQQREEILAQQSFVTSQNQELSFKNQQIKSSINSALHIQKAILPYQQKLRNLLSDYFVIYRPKDVVSGDFYWINKVKDKTILIAADCTGHGIPGAFMSLICHTLFDKIIRTCHITDSAEILEKAQNEIRDLLRQQELGYANGMDVCLVVLESLKDNVKIQFTGARRPLYVIKHGCPTIEELRGDRMSIGGRERRNQVKFSSQQLILKTGSLLYLSSDGYADQNNINRRPYTTNQLKTTLESVKDHSMTKQKEILEAKLQTHMRGTDQRDDIMLIGVKLG